Part of the Primulina huaijiensis isolate GDHJ02 chromosome 15, ASM1229523v2, whole genome shotgun sequence genome is shown below.
ATtatagcttccaatgtgacgtagttGATGAAatgggatcggttacggtgaccggaagcacaacgaaactttaaaatttttatttttcataagaaagtttcggccaccttgatttgATGTGTAgcaaaatacaaaaatacaaactatgacattcatagggtgttaagaaatttacctatcaatctcaagagattgatgaatggcaccaaccaggttgtaaacaacttggctcttcaaggatgacaagtctacaagctctccaaccttcaaaaattaggcccaccacttgctaggtaaatctcctcttaatttgcactagaaaattaagaggatttttcaaggagaagaatatttcttcctcaacacttgaagaagaaaatgagagaaaaacttggagagaattttttaaaaattttcagccAAGGTCTAGTATGGGAGGGAAGGAGTGTGTCTTAATttccttgtcttggttgtgagaaaagcaaaaagcaaaaggtgcatgccttgcattattttaataaaaagtaatccacaaccttccacctcccaagcatgctttgCATGTGGGCTTGTAACAACTTACAAGGGCCCATGAACTTTagtttaattgtctcaaacatatttgagtccaattaactttacttgattttactcaatcccactagttaaataattatttccaattgggctctacaaggcccaatattatttaattaattcaaaacttgaattaatttaattatttggactctactaggtccactagtgtttaattaattcaacacttgaattaatttaattagtccataatgatgtttatgaaaatcacaattttcaaatacattatccacttggtcaacttttaatttaggaacacttccataaattaaaatttacatttctctcatagaagtcatacttctatttttccttacgcttataaactcatttataagccgttcaacacattgaactattttacttctcaacaggatctagaaagctagtacttgtgtggccctcaatggttcattgatacaactagtcgtgggttcacatctccatgtgattcggactaaacatgtccttatatgagcataccccaattgctccattcttacttatcaactccttgataataagaacgtcagaactcaagtctgatagtacccaaccaatcatgttaaacgcctagcagcatcgcttacatgattccctaggtatcaaatgatagtgccagcaagaaccattctattatggttagcgtacagtacggtcccttcaactcatatatcccgaccgattcgacaatcatttgtttatcgagagttgtcaatgaatcgatactatgtgtaatgtcatagttgcatcgatggtgtaatctaagaaacccctttcataattatcaccatactctgatcagagatttcaaactacatatacatgaaaaatacataggatatccatacccgtaggtaagtggtgaatccccgactacaatgcatcgactcctatatgtttcgacagaacacccaaccttgccacctgatgaccccttgagagtcggtaaacaagtcaaaatgtaattctagcacatagagtctcaatgttgtcccgggtcataaggactaatggtgtacaaccataaactaggactgttccactcgataagtgagaaccatttggaaagtcctttatggagggttgttcagtgcactctaccaggagcacctatctgcttgttcggacatcacaatgtcctctaccaatgaaacatggtactcacatcgcagatactagtctcgaactcgagcggcctatatcctccttagtggcggctgaatcgactaggaaccgtttagaatatacagtattacaaatatgagtgtcatgatactcatcatatgagcatctcatagtctttctactatttgtatattcaagggctttatctatgcaactagcatgggtatacagataaagaagtgccaaaacaataaattcaaatattattaaaataaagatcgtttatacatatagtttcattgtgaacactcggccaacacttggcttgaCGTGCACCTACTCCAACAGTTGATTCGAAaacgacctctggttttgtattcatgctaaatggtgcgggtgtctcttggaaaatttccaagcaagacaccgttgcggattccaccactgaagctgaatacattgttgcatctgatgcagccaaagaggcagtttggatgaggaatcttgtccaagagttggacgttattcctaatggagttgaacCAACCCCGGTGTACTGTGACAACACTAGTGCCGTTGTaaaagcaaaggaaccaaggtctcatcagctaTCCAAAcgtgtactgaggaagttccacatcatccgagagattgtggaaagaggagacatatcagtcgaaagagtctcctctgcagataatgttactcatccacttacaaagcccttgccaggaccattgtttgagaagcatcgcgaagcaatgagattaaagtttatgggtagttggctctagggcaagtaggagattgttagagtagatgtcctgcaagtcaatggttggctagggattttattgactcaagtataataaacaatctttattttaatataatttaactttttatggtcttgttttactttatctgtatacccatgcaagcagcatagataaagtccttgattatgctttaatacaaatgaatcgtaattcgatgttgaaactcatttgtaaatactgcatattctaaattcattcctagtcgattcagccgtctaAGACAgagataaaggtcgcttgagctcgagactagcatctgtgatgttgtgtaccgcgtttcttggtaatggcatagagatgtccaagcatgcaaatgggtagtcatatgatgattataccgaacatccctctctcggactttccaagtggttatcattcatcgagaggataagtccgtggttatgattgtacaccattagtacttatgacccgggacaacacagAGGCTTTATATGTTAGGTCTGTGCTTtaactcgtttaccggctccaagagcgtcatcaggtgacgagattgggtacagttgcgacacatgtaggagccagtgcattgtagtcgggaattcatcgctcacctatgggtgtggatatcctatgtgatctgatgaaataatagtgcgtggaatctctggccagagtatgagatgtatgttggagaaggagttctccaatagtacatgcgatgccactatttatatgtgtcacatagttatcgaattgatatgcaaccctcgatgaaccaatggttgcagattcgatcgagatatatgagatgaagagactgtactgtacgctaatcataatcgactgcttattgcaggcactatcagtgatacctaggggatcatgggacgatgctactagatgctcttaccatgatccgatgggtgcaatcagaaatgagttctgacattcttggtCAAGGTGTTGAtaaaaagaatggggctaactagggtaagcccgaataaaagaaattgtcctgaatcacagagagttgtgaacccacggctagctgtatccctgaaccattgagggtcacacaagtactggttcaattgttcccgttgagataataaattcaatgagttgaatttatgagaaaTAAGTTttatatgatcaatcgataagcttataaataaagtttataaaagcttatagaaattttgagagcatgactgctaaagaCGGTCAAAGGAAGTGCAcatgccttatttagacattggtgatctcgaaattaaagtgtgcatcataataacaaacaagttgaaattgtcacatcgatgatatttgatcgtcgatcgggattatgatgagattaatgtaatggaAGCATggataatgggcttgtaagagtatgaGTCCAccatgctaatttattaaatatcaaatgggctttaataattaaattatattttaattgagttaaaatataactcattaagtttttataaaatatgatattgatttatgtaatatgaaaatatacatgataccataattttagaAAGTTTcacacaaagcaaaataatattgcatgattagtgatgtgatattttcgagaatcaaatatatgttgaaattcattaacttaattaatgtgattaattaaggaaattacaattaattaaaataataaaatatattattatttttgttaattgataaAGAGGGAGGACCGAATCTTGAGAAAATGGAGAAAGTCTCCAAAATTCCTCAACCGAGATTTGCTATGATAAGAGATGCATTTAGAATCCTTAATTAACTTGATTAATaagattaattaagaaaataaaggaTTAGAAATGATAATCAGATTTtgattcttatttttaaaagagagcATCCGAAAGTTTTGGAGATGAATTCGATCTTTTCGGCTCTTCCAAATTCCAAACTTgctctcaaaaaatctttttcttttgcaagaaaaatttggCTTACAGTATTGAGTCGAATATTTTTCCGTGTACTATTTCTACGCAAAAATATCTtctagttttctagtgcaaattagaagatgaacaagtaatccggtcgtggacctgattcgaagtTTAAAGAAAGAGATCGAAGAAAGTTCATAGGGATTTACCACAAGAGCTATTTCGGCTAACctcggaatagttggagccgtgTGAAAATTTCACCAAAAGTATAAAGTTTAAACTCCttatgaatgtttaatataaaccatacgagtgctcgaacaaatattttgattgtcaaaataaaataaaaattttaaaacttccgctgcgttttgggtacgagaaaaccgagatccaacattaCAACCACTATAAATGCTTATCCACTGTGTTGCGGGCATTCCGAAGCGAACTTTCTTTTTAGGTCGTTCATCACCTTCATCTTCAAGTTGATCTCTCTTGTGGCCGACCTGATATATAAGCTTTATCCATGGAACTAACAGGTAAGACAAACTATGTGTCACCCGCACATTGTATAATCTAAAAAACACAAAAGGAAACTCTCTTTCCATTATGGAGCAGTAAGCACCTTTTGTGCACCCTAGGTGTTGATTGGTCTGATATTTGGACTTGCCCCAACAATTCCATCAAACAAGGAGATACACTTAGCGTAATCAGGGTCCtcatcaaatttcaaatttaccaCATATTCCATAAACAACATAAAAGGTTGTGGACAGTGAGAACAAAGTTCCTTGGGTGAAGGTTCCATCTTCTTCTTGCTAATAAGGAACCGTTTATTGTCATCCTACTGTACAACAGAAAAATGTTTCAAATAGAAGATGTGATTAGAACAGTGAGAAGATAGACACAAAAAAGTAACAGCACGGGTAGTTCAGGACACTGACCTGGAATCCTTCCCATGGTAATTGCCCCCGCAAAAGGTATATGAGTGTATAAGCAAGAGATTCTAAATCATCTCTCCTGCTAGCAGTTCGACCTAAATGAGCATGAACACTAGCATAGCAGGAAGTTCCCCTAACAGCCAATGAAAATCACATTTCAACAATAGTATCCCAAACAAAAGAGATGAAAACCATGGATAGAAGCAATGAAGCAAAGTTTCCATACAAGTTTCAAGTTACTTGGATACCCCTgaacctgaaagaatatggttGTTTGTCATATTGCACATGCAAATGAGATTTGGCATCCTTCCATCTAGAGGCTGGTGATGCAACAAGTATTTGCAATAAATTCTTAAATATTGAAAGAGATACAAATGAATCAACAAGAAACAAAATCTAGGAAGTACCTGAACCAAGATCTACAAGGTATAGTTTTTTCTCATCAGGGGTCCCTGGAGGACCAAACAATAAATTCTCAGGCTTCACATTCCCATGGACAAACCTGGCAGTTTTTTAAGTAATTAGTAAAAAGATCAAATATGTTTTGGCATGCAAGTATCTACAcatctgttagagtagatgccctgtaagccaactgttggctggggaatttattgactcaagtgtaacaaacaatctttattttaatataatttactttttaatgatttcgttatactttatctgtatacccatgcaagcagcatagataaagtccttgattatgctttaatacaaatgaatcgtaattcgatgttgaaactcatttgtaaacactgcatattctaaattcgttcctagtcgattcagccgcctaaaacagggataaaggtcgcttgagcttgagactagcatctgtgatgttgtgtactgagtttcttggtaagggcatagagatgtccaaacatgcagatgggtagtcatatgatgattataccgaacaaccctccctcggactttccaaataattatcattcatcgagaggataagtctgtggttatgattgtacaccattattccttacgacccgggacaacactgaggctctatatgctagggctgtgctttgactcgtttaccggctccaagagagtcatcaggtggcgaggttgggtatagttgcgacacatataggagccagtgcattgtagtcagggattcaccgatcacctacgggtgtggatatcctatgtgatctgaagtgataatagtgcatggaatctctggccagagtataagatgtacgttggagaaagagttttccaaatagtacatgcgatgtcactattatatgtgtcacatagttatcgaattaatatgcaaccctcgatgaaccaaaggttgcagattcgatcgggatatatgagatgaagggatcgtactgtacgttaatcataatcgacgggttcttgtaggcactatcagtgatacctaggggatcatggggcgatgctactagacgctcttaccatgatccgatgggtgcaatcagaaatgagttctgacattcttgatcaaggtgttgatgaaaagaatggggctaactagggtaagcccgaataagaataaatgttattctgaatcacaaggagttgtgaacccacgactagctgtatccctgaaccattgagggtcacacaagcactggatcgtttgttcccgttgagaggataaattcaaggagttgaatttatattatgatatagtaaattcatgtagttgaatt
Proteins encoded:
- the LOC140958714 gene encoding casein kinase 1-like protein HD16, giving the protein MPPRRRIVREAGDDNRDAQDGVRDNPPRPPSYMQAQMLAGMTQFFAQFTGNQAAVDTGARLRPEAVYERFVHGNVKPENLLFGPPGTPDEKKLYLVDLGSASRWKDAKSHLHVQYDKQPYSFRGTSCYASVHAHLGRTASRRDDLESLAYTLIYLLRGQLPWEGFQDDNKRFLISKKKMEPSPKELCSHCPQPFMLFMEYVVNLKFDEDPDYAKCISLFDGIVGASPNIRPINT